One Drosophila kikkawai strain 14028-0561.14 chromosome 3L, DkikHiC1v2, whole genome shotgun sequence genomic window carries:
- the Svil gene encoding supervillin isoform X5, with amino-acid sequence MERVKLESLSLAHSLSDKPLPPSPLIPTSLEGGKVSDRLSKLKCNSENWKQRIEQTDAKKFTVAGRLQKKAQSPVELQFERSPNDAAKKCPMLEVRSANQPQLGLAKSPSMMVTSTANSNSKNTLRSLSVNPEEEVPSLSRSNSSSSDSDGERTSPQNAKQNKELANTKSAAAPTNVGARIQVPRLDDKETFENFFATKPKVEESVELEISAFDDIKPTERLVSKRHVQGPKGRRAARNPLKSLAAREDITSEYTEMKTGVAERELRRLKMESYGQNTNLAAEAIAGLASIEDFKSVALRSSSIPLQQMWLPHKPVMLLHVKGRTHVQTRLVEPTHTSLNRGDCFILVAGSQLFRYVGSFANVIEISRSKKICAAILENKDLGCTASQEVILTDGKYLNERQWSQFWKLLGKKEDDTSEISDCGHADEDDVFESSLIETNKIYEFQDEALVPLDKYWGCIPKVDMLDTRKVLVFDFGSELYVWNGKNASSDAKRAAMRLAQEHFGAENGADYAECYLNPLNYVSIVGRRENTKYAKRTAQRPEWCVLGKITQNMETVLFKEKFSDWPELEREDLEKDYLANGVHVVRALNGTALHKGEPYEEPNLVLEQANLGRGNFYYDTDTMRHFDVITKSTDKWQIHEFNFDAAPAREDYGHFYSAESYIVRWIYQISVTVRELSGKVSNRSTVGRDRCVYFTWQGQDSSANEKGAAALLTVELDKEKGAQLRVSQGDECTAFVRLFPQLWQHRGRKEQCLERRNQWRLYQIQGNVTEETLIKEVDCQSRQLRSRSSMLLIHGSQGSVLVWHGAKSAPHTRSVALKAAQDLVEQVPKDLFSSDKVKLAEQEEGSENEDCKRALGLTADVDYGSLLKSTKSFDYQIRIFNFSSTQGVFKALELSDPLRCQDLNSPYPFSQGQLYNARQPTIFLLDDGDELWLWMGWWPLEDIKINTDERSSPTNDNRAGVNRWISERRAALETAVGYWRAKHGENEKEAFHGIKGQVVWAGLEPLAFRALFPDWTERADVREINEEDGRTDAPTTIAEMLAQMTQTEYPLEVLKARPLPEGVEPTRLEVYLNAEDFQVALGCSRAEFEQLPIWKQTKLKKERGLF; translated from the exons ATGGAGAGAGTAAAACTG GAATCGCTATCTTTGGCCCACTCGCTGTCGGACAAGCCGCTGCCACCGTCGCCCCTGATCCCCACCAGCCTTGAGGGCGGCAAGGTCTCCGATCGCTTGAGCAAGCTCAAGTGCAACTCGGAGAACTGGAAGCAGCGGATAG AGCAAACCGATGCTAAGAAGTTCACAGTCGCTGGCCGACTGCAAAAGAAGGCCCAATCTCCTGTGGAGCTGCAGTTCGAGCGTTCGCCCAATGATGCTGCTAAGAAATGCCCCATGCTGGAGGTGCGCAGCGCCAACCAGCCGCAGTTGGGTCTGGCCAAGAGCCCCTCCATGATGGTTACTTCCACTGCTAACAGCAATAGCAAGAACACACTTCGCAGCCTGAGCGTTAATCCCGAGGAGGAGGTTCCTAGTCTGAGTCgctccaacagcagcagctcggATTCGGATGGGGAACGCACCTCACCGCAGAATGCCAAGCAAAATAAGGAGCTGGCCAATACCAAGAGTGCGGCTGCACCCACAAATGTGGGCGCCAGGATTCAGGTGCCTCGTCTGGACGACAAGGAGACCTTTGAGAACTTCTTTGCCACGAAACCTAAGGTGGAGGAGAGTGTGGAACTGGAGATTAGCGCATTTGATGATATCAAGCCCACAGAGCG CTTGGTAAGCAAACGCCACGTTCAGGGACCTAAGGGACGCCGGGCAGCCCGCAATCCTCTCAAGAGTCTGGCAGCACGTGAGGATATCACCTCGGAGTACACGGAAATGAAGACAGGAGTGGCCGAGCGTGAGCTCAGGCGACTTAAGATGGAGTCAT ATGGCCAGAACACCAACCTGGCTGCCGAGGCCATTGCTGGCCTAGCCTCCATAGAGGACTTCAAGTCAGTGGCCCTGCGTTCTTCGTCGATTCCCCTGCAGCAAATGTGGCTGCCCCACAAGCCTGTAATGCTGCTCCATGTCAAGGGACGCACCCATGTCCAAACCCGACTGGTGGAGCCTACTCACACCTCACTGAATCGCGGTGATTGCTTCATTTTGGTTGCCGGATCCCAGTTGTTCCGCTATGTGGGCTCCTTTGCCAATGTCATTGAGATCTCGCGCAGCAAGAAAATCTGCGCTGCCATTTTGGAGAACAAGGATCTGGGGTGCACTGCCAGCCAGGAGGTAATCCTCACCGATGGCAAGTACTTGAACGAGCGCCAGTGGAGTCAGTTTTGGAAGTTGCTAGGCAAAAAGGAGGACGACACCTCGGAGATCTCCGACTGCGGTCATGCGGATGAGGATGATGTGTTTGAGAGCAGTCTGATCGAGACCAACAAGATCTACGAGTTCCAGGACGAAGCCCTTGTGCCCCTGGACAAGTACTGGGGCTGCATACCCAAGGTGGACATGCTGGACACGCGCAAGGTGCTGGTCTTTGACTTTGGCAGTGAGCTGTACGTATGGAATGGCAAGAACGCCTCCTCGGACGCCAAGCGGGCGGCCATGAGGCTGGCGCAGGAACACTTTGGTGCCGAGAATGGAGCAGACTATGCCGAGTGCTACTTGAACCCGCTGAACTATGTCTCCATTGTGGGTCGTCGTGAAAACACCAAGTATGCCAAGCGAACCGCTCAGCGACCGGAGTGGTGTGTCCTGGGGAAGATCACCCAGAACATGGAGACGGTGCTGTTCAAGGAGAAGTTCAGCGACTGGCCGGAACTGGAGCGCGAGGATCTGGAGAAGGATTACCTTGCCAACGGCGTCCATGTGGTGCGAGCCTTGAATGGAACCGCTCTGCACAAAGGGGAGCCCTATGAGGAGCCAAATCTGGTGCTGGAGCAGGCGAATCTGGGACGTGGTAACTTCTACTACGACACCGATACAATGCGCCACTTCGATGTGATCACCAAGTCCACGGACAAGTGGCAGATCCACGAGTTTAACTTTGATGCCGCCCCTGCCCGCGAGGACTACGGGCACTTTTACTCCGCGGAGAGCTATATAGTTCGCTGGATTTACCAGATCTCGGTCACAGTGCGCGAGCTGAGCGGCAAGGTCTCGAACAGGAGCACCGTTGGACGGGACAGGTGCGTGTACTTCACCTGGCAGGGTCAGGACTCGAGTGCCAATGAGAAGGGTGCTGCGGCTTTGCTCACCGTTGAGCTGGACAAGGAGAAGGGCGCCCAATTGAGGGTGTCACAGGGCGACGAATGCACAGCCTTTGTTCGCTTATTCCCCCAGCTGTGGCAGCATCGTGGACGCAAGGAGCAGTGCCTAGAGAGGCGCAACCAGTGGCGGCTCTACCAAATCCAGGGCAACGTCACCGAGGAGACGCTCATCAAGGAAGTGGACTGCCAGTCGCGTCAATTGCGCTCTCGCAGCTCCATGCTCCTGATCCATGGCAGCCAGGGCAGCGTGTTGGTTTGGCATGGAGCCAAGAGTGCTCCTCACACCCGTTCTGTGGCTTTGAAAGCTGCCCAAGATCTGGTCGAGCAGGTGCCAAAAGATCTCTTCAGCAGCGACAAGGTTAAACTCGCAGAGCAGGAGGAGGGTTCCGAGAATGAGGACTGCAAGAGGGCTCTGGGATTGACGGCAGACGTTGATTACGGCAGCCTGCTGAAGTCCACCAAATCGTTTGATTACCAAATAAGGATCTTCAACTTCTCCAGCACCCAGGGAGTGTTCAAGGCGCTTGAACTGAGCGATCCCTTGCGCTGCCAGGATCTGAACAGTCCATATCCCTTCAGCCAGGGTCAGCTGTACAATGCCCGTCAGCCCACGATCTTTTTGCTTGACGATGGCGACGAGCTGTGGCTCTGGATGGGCTGGTGGCCCCTGGAGGACATAAAGA TAAACACCGATGAGCGAAGCAGTCCCACCAACGACAATCGGGCTGGAGTTAATCGCTGGATCTCAGAGAGACGTGCTGCCCTCGAGACAGCCGTCGGCTATTGGCGTGCCAAGCACGGCGAGAACGAAAAGGAGGCCTTCCACGGCATCAAGGGTCAGGTGGTGTGGGCAGGCCTGGAGCCACTGGCCTTCAGGGCGCTCTTTCCCGACTGGACGGAGCGGGCCGATGTGCGGGAGATCAACGAAGAG GATGGCCGCACCGATGCTCCCACAACCATTGCAGAAATGCTGGCACAAATGACACAGACCGAGTACCCGCTGGAGGTGCTCAAGGCACGACCCCTGCCCGAGGGCGTGGAGCCCACGCGTTTGGAGGTGTACCTTAACGCCGAGGACTTTCAGGTGGCGCTGGGCTGCAGTCGGGCGGAGTTCGAGCAGCTACCCATCTGGAAGCAAACCAAGCTGAAGAAGGAGCGTGGGCTGTTCTAG